AAAAATCAGTAGAGGTACTTTTGGAGCTAGCCGACCTAAGAAAGAACAGAATAAGGAAGCTAGAAAAGTGCAACTATCCCTCAAAAAATAATGGAAAAAGGACCTTCGGGCCCTTTTTTTATGATCTTCCTAAAA
Above is a window of Algoriphagus sanaruensis DNA encoding:
- a CDS encoding 30S ribosomal protein THX — translated: MGKGDIKSKRGKISRGTFGASRPKKEQNKEARKVQLSLKK